One Molothrus ater isolate BHLD 08-10-18 breed brown headed cowbird chromosome 4, BPBGC_Mater_1.1, whole genome shotgun sequence genomic window carries:
- the C4H4orf33 gene encoding LOW QUALITY PROTEIN: UPF0462 protein C4orf33 homolog (The sequence of the model RefSeq protein was modified relative to this genomic sequence to represent the inferred CDS: deleted 1 base in 1 codon), whose protein sequence is MARPWGRVGGTPLSLRENNRAVAGAAERCLQLCPSEAVGRRDRPLLPGNRRQEERTQPEGASGEGQYPKLEFRIEHTWDGLPVSHEPVSIGLRPDNAGLLMEVRAPFFNDPPAPPGEPGKPFGGLWDYEVVETFFLSDRTEQYLEVELCPHGQYLLLLLSGRRKAWKEELPLEFEVTRMKTKWEGKALLPWSYFPPCTDKFNAFAIHGSGEERKYEALYPVPPHQVQEGQEPDFHRLEFFKNLNLKELTGEDWKQPESDIWKSLTK, encoded by the exons ATGGCGAGGCCCTGGGGCCGGGTGGGAGGAACGCCTC TTTCCCTTCGGGAAAACAATCGGGCTGTGGCCGGAGCAGCAGAgcgctgcctgcagctctgcccgtCCGAGGCTGTGGGCAGGCGGGACCGGCCGCTTCTCCCGGGGAACCGGCGGCAGGAAGAGAGGACACAGCCCGAGGGTGCatctggggagggacag TACCCGAAGCTGGAGTTTCGCATTGAACACACCTGGGATGGTTTGCCTGTGAGCCACGAGCCGGTTTCAATT GGGCTGAGGCCGGATAATGCAGGATTGCTGATGGAAGTTCGTGCTCCTTTCTTTAATGaccctccagcacctcctggggaGCCGGGGAAACCTTTTGGTGGACTCTGGGACTATGAGG ttgtagAAACATTCTTTCTGAGTGACAGAACTGAGCAGTATTTGGAAGTTGAGCTTTGTCC CCACGGGCAGTActtactgctgctgctttctggcagaagaaaagcatgGAAA GAAGAACTTCCTTTGGAGTTTGAGGTGACCAGAATGAAAACCAAATGGGAGGGTAAAGCTCTTCTCCCTTGGAGTTATTTTCCACCATGCACTGACAAGTTCAATGCGTTTGCAATTCATGGCTcgggagaagagagaaaatatgaaGCACTTTATCCTGTGCCTCCACACCAAGTGCAGGAAGGACAGGAACCAGATTT TCATCGTTTGGAGTTTTTCAAAAACTTGAACCTGAAAGAACTTACAGGAGAAGACTGGAAGCAGCCTGAATCAGATATATGGAAATCTCTCACTAAATGA